The proteins below are encoded in one region of Paralysiella testudinis:
- a CDS encoding protein-L-isoaspartate(D-aspartate) O-methyltransferase, whose product MVERLTHMGIRRTEVLAAIGAVPRHLFVEEALRSRAYDDMSLPLGLGQTISQPYTVAVMTQLLLGEEPLSQRRRVLEIGTGCGYQTAVLQALGLPEIYSIERLRPLHERAKQHLRAVKLLQQARLVCGDGYLGLPEVAPFDGILVTAAPAQIPLPLLQQLAVGGRMVLPLDDGHAQFLWVIDKTEQGFRETCIQEALFVPLVNGI is encoded by the coding sequence ATGGTGGAGCGGCTCACGCACATGGGCATCCGCCGCACGGAAGTGCTGGCGGCCATCGGTGCGGTGCCGCGCCATTTGTTTGTAGAAGAAGCCTTGCGCTCGCGTGCCTACGACGATATGTCTTTGCCTTTGGGCTTGGGGCAAACCATTTCCCAGCCCTACACCGTGGCGGTGATGACGCAATTGCTGTTGGGCGAAGAACCGCTAAGCCAACGGCGGCGGGTGCTGGAAATCGGCACCGGCTGCGGCTATCAAACCGCGGTATTGCAAGCCTTGGGGCTGCCTGAAATTTATTCCATTGAGCGGCTGCGCCCATTACATGAACGCGCCAAACAGCATTTGCGCGCAGTTAAATTATTGCAGCAGGCACGGCTGGTGTGCGGTGACGGCTATTTGGGGCTGCCTGAAGTGGCTCCGTTCGACGGTATTTTGGTCACCGCTGCGCCGGCGCAAATTCCGCTGCCGCTGTTGCAGCAGCTGGCGGTGGGTGGGCGTATGGTGCTGCCGCTAGACGACGGCCATGCCCAGTTTTTATGGGTTATCGACAAAACCGAGCAAGGTTTTCGTGAAACCTGCATTCAAGAAGCCTTGTTTGTGCCGTTGGTTAACGGAATTTAA
- a CDS encoding polyamine ABC transporter substrate-binding protein: MKKHQPHESFHNHTKKGTHVTAKQLSLFSLVLLGLAACGAKTESTHAPAPVAASETAASTLPETKALNIYNWSDYVDPETVADFEKKFGVKVTYNYYDSDEALEGRMLAGRSGYDLAGPSNAFVGRQIAVGAYQKIDKSLLPNYHHINPKLLTLMQSVDPGNQYAVPFFWGTNTFAINVEKVQAALGTTELPAKQWDLVFNPKYTAKLKKCGISYLDSPAEMYPMVLNYLGLSPNSKRPEDIAAATAALKANRPNIKRFTSSGFIDDLARGDTCVAVGFGGDLNIAKRRVIESSGKDRIRVMMPKEGVGIWVDSWAIPVDAANVLNAHRYINNQLDPQVAAKNGDYVSYAPASLPARNLMSAEYTQDHTIFPTDEELSNSFVMTLLPPEALRDMTRQWQNVKAGK, from the coding sequence ATGAAAAAACATCAGCCGCACGAATCTTTCCACAACCATACCAAAAAAGGAACTCATGTGACTGCAAAACAACTGTCTTTGTTCAGCCTTGTGCTGCTGGGTTTAGCCGCTTGCGGTGCCAAAACCGAATCCACCCACGCCCCTGCACCGGTGGCCGCCAGTGAAACGGCCGCCAGTACCCTGCCGGAAACCAAAGCTTTAAATATCTATAATTGGTCGGATTACGTCGATCCGGAAACCGTAGCCGATTTCGAAAAAAAATTCGGTGTTAAGGTTACCTACAACTACTACGACAGCGATGAAGCGCTAGAAGGCAGAATGCTGGCAGGCCGCTCCGGCTATGATTTGGCCGGCCCGTCCAATGCCTTTGTGGGTCGCCAAATTGCCGTGGGCGCCTACCAGAAAATCGACAAATCACTGCTGCCCAACTACCACCACATCAATCCCAAACTGCTCACCCTAATGCAAAGTGTCGATCCCGGCAATCAGTATGCCGTGCCGTTTTTTTGGGGCACCAATACTTTTGCCATCAATGTAGAAAAAGTACAAGCCGCCTTAGGTACCACCGAATTGCCCGCCAAACAATGGGACTTGGTGTTCAACCCGAAATACACCGCCAAACTGAAAAAATGCGGTATCAGCTATCTGGACAGCCCGGCTGAAATGTACCCAATGGTGCTCAATTACTTAGGGCTGAGCCCCAATAGCAAAAGGCCGGAAGACATTGCCGCCGCCACCGCAGCACTCAAAGCCAACCGCCCCAACATCAAGCGCTTTACTTCATCCGGCTTTATCGACGATTTGGCCCGTGGTGATACCTGCGTGGCCGTGGGCTTTGGCGGCGACCTCAATATTGCCAAGCGCCGCGTGATTGAAAGCAGCGGCAAAGACCGCATCCGCGTGATGATGCCCAAAGAAGGTGTGGGCATCTGGGTAGATTCGTGGGCGATTCCGGTAGATGCGGCCAATGTGCTCAATGCCCACCGCTACATCAACAACCAGCTTGACCCGCAAGTAGCGGCTAAAAATGGCGATTACGTCAGCTACGCTCCGGCCAGCCTGCCCGCACGGAATCTGATGTCAGCGGAATACACCCAAGATCACACCATCTTCCCCACCGATGAAGAGCTGTCAAACAGCTTTGTGATGACTTTGCTGCCACCCGAAGCCCTGCGCGATATGACACGGCAATGGCAAAACGTTAAAGCAGGGAAATAA
- a CDS encoding S24 family peptidase produces the protein MDTFKQRLAFLWPNEKQAKIAADIDMTLAGFSRIWHEGGLPKAETLRKIKQLKGCSIDWLLTGEGEPFAHAEVAATLHDTLGNAVDAEEFVFVPRYDIEAAAGHGRLAGDERPVFAVPFRRDWLSIAAGRNWGMLAVISVKGDSMEGVLNDGDTLLINLAETTPRDGLYVLRINDNLLVKRVQLMPGGRVNVISANEAYPSFEVDLQQAENGVQMIGKVVWFGRYV, from the coding sequence ATGGATACGTTTAAGCAACGACTGGCTTTTTTGTGGCCGAATGAAAAGCAGGCCAAAATCGCCGCTGATATCGATATGACCTTGGCCGGATTTAGCCGTATTTGGCATGAAGGCGGTTTGCCCAAGGCGGAAACACTTAGAAAAATCAAGCAGCTGAAGGGGTGTAGTATTGATTGGCTGCTCACCGGTGAAGGCGAGCCGTTTGCACATGCAGAAGTGGCAGCCACGTTGCACGACACTTTGGGCAATGCGGTGGATGCGGAAGAATTTGTGTTTGTGCCGCGCTACGATATTGAGGCTGCTGCCGGGCATGGCCGTTTGGCGGGTGATGAGCGGCCGGTGTTTGCGGTGCCGTTTCGGCGCGACTGGCTTTCGATTGCTGCCGGGCGTAATTGGGGCATGTTGGCGGTGATTTCGGTGAAGGGCGACTCAATGGAAGGGGTGCTCAACGATGGTGATACTTTGTTGATTAACTTGGCTGAAACCACGCCGCGCGATGGCCTGTATGTGCTGCGCATCAACGACAATTTGCTGGTAAAACGCGTGCAATTGATGCCGGGCGGGCGGGTAAATGTGATTTCGGCCAATGAGGCTTATCCGAGCTTTGAGGTGGATCTGCAGCAGGCCGAAAACGGTGTGCAGATGATTGGCAAAGTGGTGTGGTTTGGCCGTTATGTGTAG
- a CDS encoding flavin prenyltransferase UbiX, which translates to MLYPISPPIHTVTLAFTGASGMPYGMRLLECLLAAGKTVWLLYSPAAQVVAKQEMDFTLPSNAGQCAALLQARFQAAPAQLRVFGKDEWFAPPASGSNPADAMVICPASMGVVAAIAAGTSDHLIERAADVCLKERRPLILVPRETPLSAIHLENMLKLARLGACILPPAPGFYQHPQSVADMVDFVVARILDQLHIEHSLLRKWGE; encoded by the coding sequence ATGCTTTACCCAATTTCACCCCCCATACACACCGTTACCCTCGCCTTCACCGGTGCTTCCGGCATGCCCTACGGTATGCGGCTGTTGGAATGCTTGCTGGCCGCCGGTAAAACCGTCTGGCTGCTCTATTCGCCCGCCGCACAAGTGGTGGCTAAGCAGGAAATGGACTTCACCTTACCGAGCAACGCCGGCCAATGCGCTGCCCTACTGCAGGCACGCTTTCAGGCAGCCCCGGCACAATTGCGCGTGTTCGGCAAAGACGAATGGTTTGCTCCACCGGCCTCCGGCTCCAATCCGGCCGATGCCATGGTAATCTGCCCCGCCAGCATGGGCGTGGTGGCGGCCATAGCCGCCGGTACATCCGACCACTTAATAGAACGCGCCGCCGATGTCTGCCTGAAAGAGCGCCGCCCGCTGATTTTAGTACCTCGCGAAACCCCGTTATCGGCGATTCATCTGGAAAACATGCTCAAACTGGCGCGCTTGGGCGCCTGCATTTTGCCGCCCGCCCCCGGCTTCTACCAGCATCCGCAAAGCGTGGCCGATATGGTGGATTTTGTGGTGGCGCGCATTCTGGATCAGCTGCACATTGAGCACAGCTTACTGCGCAAGTGGGGCGAATAA
- a CDS encoding polyamine ABC transporter substrate-binding protein, which produces MKQNLLACALMSLFLAACGGSGSTQKTDAAAASGASAPATAAAPSATGQLNIYNWSDYVDPETVATFEKDNNIKVRYDYYDSNETLEAKVLTGQSGYDLVAPSLVNVGRQIQAGAYQPIDKSQISNYNNVDPELLKLMDKVDPGNKYAVPYFWGINTIGINKDQVEKALGGKLPDNIWDLVFKPEYTAKLKSCGISFFDSPSEQFPLVLHYLGKDANSSNPDDLKAATELLKTVRGDVKRFSSSGYIDDMARGDLCVVIGYGGDLHIAKNRAIEAKNGVNIDVLVPKEGVGVWVDSFMIPKDAQNVANAHKYINYTLDPKVAAKNGDFVTYAPASKPARGLMNKEYADDPSIFPTAEVMSNSFVVLPKSPDAVNLMVRLWQQLKAGQ; this is translated from the coding sequence ATGAAACAAAACTTATTGGCTTGCGCTCTGATGAGCTTGTTTTTGGCGGCTTGCGGCGGCAGCGGCTCGACACAAAAAACCGATGCTGCTGCGGCTTCCGGTGCTTCCGCTCCGGCAACGGCAGCGGCACCTTCGGCCACCGGGCAGTTGAATATTTACAACTGGTCGGATTATGTTGATCCCGAAACGGTGGCCACCTTTGAAAAAGACAACAACATCAAAGTACGCTACGACTATTACGACAGCAACGAAACCTTGGAAGCCAAAGTACTCACCGGCCAATCCGGCTATGACTTGGTGGCACCGTCGCTGGTGAATGTGGGACGCCAAATTCAGGCCGGTGCCTACCAGCCCATCGACAAGAGCCAGATTTCCAATTACAACAATGTGGATCCCGAACTCTTAAAACTGATGGACAAGGTAGACCCCGGCAATAAATATGCGGTACCGTATTTCTGGGGTATCAACACCATCGGCATCAACAAAGATCAAGTGGAAAAAGCGCTTGGCGGCAAGCTGCCCGACAATATTTGGGACTTGGTGTTTAAGCCGGAATACACTGCCAAACTGAAATCGTGCGGCATTTCTTTCTTCGACAGCCCTTCGGAGCAATTCCCGCTGGTATTGCATTATTTGGGTAAAGATGCCAACAGCAGCAATCCGGACGACTTGAAAGCCGCCACCGAATTGCTCAAAACCGTGCGCGGTGATGTGAAACGCTTCAGCTCTTCCGGTTATATCGACGACATGGCGCGCGGCGACTTGTGCGTGGTCATCGGCTATGGCGGCGACTTACACATTGCTAAAAACCGCGCCATCGAAGCCAAAAACGGCGTGAACATTGATGTATTGGTGCCCAAAGAGGGTGTGGGCGTGTGGGTGGATTCGTTTATGATTCCCAAAGATGCGCAAAATGTGGCCAATGCACACAAATACATCAACTACACGCTGGATCCGAAAGTGGCGGCCAAAAACGGCGACTTCGTTACCTACGCTCCGGCCAGCAAACCGGCACGTGGTTTGATGAACAAAGAATATGCCGATGACCCGTCGATTTTCCCCACTGCCGAAGTGATGTCCAATAGCTTTGTGGTGCTGCCCAAATCACCGGATGCGGTTAACCTGATGGTGCGCCTGTGGCAGCAATTGAAAGCAGGCCAGTAA
- the alaS gene encoding alanine--tRNA ligase encodes MKTAELRQKFLQFFESKGHQIVASSSLVPPQDDKTLLFTNAGMNQFKDVFLGFDKRPYNRATTSQKCVRAGGKHNDLENVGYTARHHTFFEMLGNFSFGDYFKRDALLFAWEFLTSPQWLNLPKDKLLATVYAEDEEAYNIWLNEIGLPADRIIRIGDNKGERYASDNFWQMGDTGPCGPCSEVFYDHGEHIWGGPPGSAEEDGDRFIEIWNCVFMQFNRDESGGMNPLPKPSVDTGMGLERISAVLQHVHSNYEIDLFANLLQAAARETGVPCNQDTPSLKVIADHIRACAFLIADGVLPSNEGRGYVLRRIIRRAVRHGYKLGQEQAFFYKLVPDLVKEMGAAYPELKEQQTRIMETLRGEETRFGETLEKGMVLFNQVWRGMQFLKLESLLPVDGVGEPLVLHTADGVAFSVASRQHADHKVVVVRKQIAGANNESLNLNLADVIEEKEASAENQPFAAALEGYLKENIANSKMIISGEHVFKLYDTYGFPYDLTADMARELGIELDSEGFEREMEAQRNRARAAQNFKANTQLAYESGDTEFKGYTERQTEARVLALYRDGEPVDTLSAGDNGAVVIDFTPFYAESGGQVGDVGYIFADDNRFEVRDTQKIKATVTGQFGVMVSGSLKVGDAVSAKIDNDIRAANMRNHSATHLMHRALREVLGSHVEQKGSLVTAELTRFDISHPQALTAAEIAAVEQRVNAAILANVAVDAAVMSMAEAQQAGAMMLFGEKYGDEVRVLKMGDFSTELCGGTHVARTGDIGLFKIISEGGIAAGIRRLEAITGLNALAWAQAQERLIKDTVAELKAQTPQDILNKIQAASAHTKQLEKALAQAKGELAVHAAARLLDTAQDLGGARLVVAQIDADAGALRDIVTDLTGKSDQAVVLLAAVNDGKVSLCAGVSKPLTGKVKAGDLVKSVAEQVGGKGGGRPDLAQAGGTDAAQLPDALESVSAWVQAKLA; translated from the coding sequence ATGAAAACCGCCGAACTTCGCCAAAAATTCCTTCAATTCTTTGAAAGCAAAGGCCACCAAATCGTGGCGTCTTCTTCATTGGTGCCGCCGCAAGACGACAAAACCTTGCTGTTTACCAATGCGGGCATGAACCAATTTAAAGACGTGTTTCTCGGTTTTGACAAACGCCCCTATAACCGTGCCACCACCAGCCAAAAATGCGTGCGCGCCGGTGGCAAACACAACGATTTGGAAAACGTGGGCTATACCGCCCGCCACCACACTTTTTTTGAAATGCTGGGTAATTTCAGCTTTGGCGATTATTTCAAACGCGATGCCTTGCTGTTTGCGTGGGAGTTTCTCACCTCGCCGCAATGGCTAAACCTGCCCAAAGACAAGCTGTTGGCTACCGTGTATGCCGAAGACGAAGAAGCCTACAATATTTGGCTGAATGAAATCGGCCTGCCTGCCGACAGAATCATCCGCATTGGCGACAATAAAGGCGAGCGCTACGCTTCCGACAACTTCTGGCAAATGGGCGACACCGGCCCTTGCGGCCCTTGCTCAGAAGTGTTTTACGACCACGGCGAGCACATCTGGGGCGGGCCGCCGGGCAGCGCCGAAGAAGACGGCGACCGCTTTATCGAAATCTGGAACTGCGTATTTATGCAGTTTAACCGCGACGAGAGCGGCGGCATGAACCCCTTGCCCAAGCCCAGCGTGGATACCGGCATGGGCTTGGAGCGCATTTCTGCCGTGTTGCAACATGTGCACAGCAACTACGAAATTGACCTGTTTGCCAACCTGCTGCAAGCCGCCGCCCGCGAAACCGGCGTACCTTGTAATCAAGATACGCCGAGCCTAAAAGTGATTGCCGACCACATCCGCGCCTGCGCGTTTTTGATTGCCGACGGCGTGCTGCCCAGCAACGAAGGCCGCGGCTATGTGTTGCGCCGCATCATTCGCCGCGCCGTACGCCACGGCTATAAGCTGGGGCAAGAACAGGCCTTTTTTTATAAGCTGGTGCCCGATTTGGTGAAAGAAATGGGCGCGGCCTATCCGGAATTAAAAGAGCAGCAAACCCGCATTATGGAAACCTTGCGCGGCGAAGAAACCCGCTTTGGCGAAACGCTGGAAAAGGGCATGGTGCTGTTTAACCAGGTTTGGCGCGGGATGCAGTTTTTAAAATTGGAAAGCCTGTTGCCGGTAGACGGCGTTGGCGAGCCGCTGGTGTTGCATACCGCAGACGGCGTGGCCTTTTCCGTGGCTTCGCGCCAACATGCCGACCACAAAGTGGTGGTGGTGCGCAAACAGATTGCCGGTGCCAATAATGAAAGCCTGAATCTGAATTTGGCCGATGTCATTGAAGAAAAAGAGGCCAGCGCCGAAAACCAGCCGTTTGCCGCGGCCTTGGAAGGCTACCTGAAAGAAAACATTGCCAACAGCAAAATGATTATTTCCGGCGAGCATGTGTTCAAACTCTACGACACCTACGGCTTTCCCTACGACCTCACTGCCGATATGGCACGCGAATTGGGCATTGAGCTCGATAGCGAAGGCTTTGAGCGTGAAATGGAAGCCCAGCGCAACCGCGCCCGCGCCGCGCAAAATTTCAAGGCCAACACCCAATTGGCTTATGAAAGCGGCGACACCGAATTTAAAGGCTATACCGAGCGCCAAACCGAAGCCCGGGTGCTGGCACTGTATCGCGACGGCGAGCCGGTAGACACTTTGAGCGCGGGCGACAACGGCGCGGTGGTGATTGATTTCACCCCGTTTTATGCTGAAAGCGGCGGCCAAGTGGGCGATGTGGGCTACATCTTTGCGGACGACAACCGCTTTGAAGTGCGCGACACCCAAAAAATCAAGGCCACCGTAACCGGCCAATTTGGGGTAATGGTTTCAGGCAGCCTGAAAGTAGGCGATGCCGTGAGCGCCAAAATCGACAATGATATCCGTGCCGCCAATATGCGCAACCACAGCGCCACCCACTTAATGCACCGCGCCTTGCGCGAAGTGCTGGGCAGCCATGTTGAGCAAAAAGGCTCATTGGTAACTGCCGAGCTGACCCGTTTTGATATTTCGCACCCGCAAGCGCTTACCGCTGCCGAAATCGCCGCAGTAGAGCAGCGTGTGAATGCCGCCATTCTGGCCAATGTGGCGGTGGATGCGGCGGTGATGAGCATGGCCGAAGCGCAGCAAGCCGGCGCCATGATGCTGTTTGGCGAAAAATATGGCGACGAAGTGCGCGTGTTGAAAATGGGGGATTTTTCCACCGAATTGTGCGGTGGCACCCATGTGGCGCGCACCGGCGACATCGGCCTGTTTAAAATCATCAGCGAGGGCGGCATTGCCGCCGGCATCCGCCGCCTGGAAGCCATCACCGGCTTAAACGCACTGGCGTGGGCGCAAGCGCAAGAGCGCCTGATTAAAGACACCGTGGCCGAATTGAAAGCGCAAACCCCGCAAGATATTCTGAATAAAATTCAGGCAGCCTCGGCGCACACCAAACAATTGGAAAAAGCTTTAGCGCAAGCCAAGGGCGAGCTGGCTGTTCATGCTGCCGCCCGTTTGCTGGACACTGCCCAAGATTTGGGCGGCGCCCGCCTCGTGGTGGCGCAAATCGATGCCGACGCAGGCGCTTTGCGCGATATTGTCACCGACTTAACCGGTAAATCAGATCAAGCCGTGGTGCTGCTGGCGGCGGTGAACGATGGCAAAGTTTCCCTCTGCGCTGGCGTGTCCAAACCGCTCACCGGCAAAGTGAAAGCCGGTGATTTGGTGAAATCGGTGGCCGAACAAGTGGGTGGCAAAGGCGGTGGCCGCCCGGACTTGGCGCAGGCTGGTGGCACCGATGCGGCGCAATTACCGGATGCACTGGAAAGTGTAAGCGCATGGGTGCAGGCCAAGTTAGCATAA
- a CDS encoding trimeric intracellular cation channel family protein — MNTTDIINIIGTAAFAISGYLVGFRKRLDILGVVIVALLTAVGGGMIRDVLVGQIPQVFTHNTALIVIFITLFTAWLLRLHTRQRRALATLFIVADAIGLAAFSITGAQVGLGLDLNVFGVITLGFVTAVGGGIVRDMLVNDVPIILRKDFYGSIAILIGAGLYLLDRLGWANAFTLNLLFGLGLATRLLVHRWGLGLPGFQNHGHGTDSNIPD; from the coding sequence ATGAACACCACCGACATCATCAACATCATCGGCACCGCCGCCTTTGCCATTTCCGGCTATTTGGTCGGCTTTCGCAAGCGCTTGGATATTTTGGGCGTGGTAATTGTGGCGCTGCTCACCGCCGTGGGCGGCGGCATGATCCGCGATGTGCTGGTGGGGCAAATTCCACAGGTATTCACTCACAACACCGCCTTAATCGTGATTTTCATCACCCTATTTACCGCCTGGCTGCTGCGCTTGCACACCCGCCAGCGGCGGGCATTGGCCACCTTGTTTATTGTGGCCGATGCCATTGGCTTGGCGGCGTTTAGCATTACCGGTGCCCAAGTGGGGCTGGGGCTGGATTTAAATGTCTTCGGCGTGATTACGCTGGGTTTTGTCACCGCCGTGGGCGGCGGCATTGTGCGCGATATGCTGGTAAACGATGTGCCGATTATTCTGCGCAAAGATTTTTACGGCAGCATTGCCATCTTGATTGGTGCGGGGCTGTATCTGCTCGACCGGCTGGGCTGGGCCAACGCATTCACCCTTAATTTGCTGTTCGGCCTTGGCCTGGCCACCCGCCTGCTGGTGCACCGCTGGGGCTTGGGCTTACCCGGCTTTCAAAATCATGGCCATGGCACCGATTCAAATATACCCGATTAG
- the surE gene encoding 5'/3'-nucleotidase SurE, which yields MNILICNDDGYLAQGIAVLARVAAEFANVRVVAPERDRSGVSNSLTLDRPLRIRQAANGFYYVSGTPTDCIHLALHAMPEFTPDLVLSGINHGANMGDDTLYSGTVAAATEAYLLGISAVAFSLNDKGDRYWDTAEAVVWQLLSHLLQAPPTVPMLWNVNIPAVPPDLLQGCKITRLGRRHHAQSIVPARNPRGEEVYWIGPVGEVSDRQQGTDFAENEAGFVTITPLSVDLTDYRQMGEVAEFWQGVAL from the coding sequence ATGAATATTCTGATTTGCAACGATGACGGCTATTTGGCGCAAGGCATTGCCGTATTGGCACGGGTGGCGGCCGAGTTTGCCAATGTGCGCGTGGTGGCGCCCGAGCGCGACCGCAGCGGCGTGAGCAATTCGCTCACACTAGACCGCCCATTGCGTATCCGCCAAGCCGCCAACGGTTTTTATTATGTGAGCGGCACCCCCACCGACTGCATCCACTTGGCCTTACATGCCATGCCCGAATTTACCCCCGATTTGGTGTTGTCCGGCATCAATCATGGCGCCAATATGGGCGACGACACCTTGTATTCCGGCACCGTGGCCGCGGCCACCGAAGCCTATTTACTCGGCATTTCGGCGGTGGCGTTTTCGCTGAACGACAAAGGCGATCGCTATTGGGATACCGCCGAAGCCGTGGTGTGGCAGCTGCTGTCGCACTTGTTGCAAGCACCGCCCACCGTGCCGATGTTGTGGAATGTGAATATCCCCGCCGTACCGCCAGATTTGCTGCAAGGCTGCAAAATCACCCGTTTGGGGCGGCGCCATCATGCGCAGTCCATTGTGCCTGCACGCAATCCGCGCGGTGAAGAAGTGTATTGGATAGGCCCCGTGGGCGAAGTGTCCGACCGCCAGCAAGGCACCGATTTTGCCGAAAACGAAGCCGGTTTTGTCACCATCACCCCCTTATCGGTGGATCTTACCGACTACCGCCAAATGGGCGAGGTGGCCGAATTCTGGCAAGGTGTGGCCTTGTGA
- a CDS encoding MlaC/ttg2D family ABC transporter substrate-binding protein, giving the protein MAKLWTGLWLVLALLVAPWAQAADKHPAQLQLQQNVDTVLKVARNPALSDAQKIRQIEGYADGYLDYQRIAALAVGRPWQQFSPQQKTDFIAAFKEMMVAMYARSALVGAADAQITLLPKLIDNQQNRVEVFTEVRSRSGNKYEVGYQLYRAGGVYKVYNIRVDGTSLVTVYRNQFNELIQQKGIDGTITTLRQKGLKKVEAVK; this is encoded by the coding sequence ATGGCAAAATTATGGACGGGTTTATGGCTGGTATTGGCACTGTTGGTGGCGCCATGGGCGCAGGCCGCCGACAAGCATCCGGCGCAGCTGCAATTGCAGCAAAATGTGGATACCGTATTGAAAGTGGCACGCAATCCGGCTTTGAGTGATGCGCAAAAAATCCGCCAAATTGAAGGCTATGCCGATGGTTATCTGGATTATCAGCGCATCGCCGCCTTGGCCGTAGGGCGGCCATGGCAGCAGTTTAGCCCACAGCAGAAAACCGATTTTATTGCCGCGTTTAAAGAAATGATGGTGGCCATGTATGCCCGCTCGGCACTGGTGGGTGCTGCCGATGCGCAGATAACGCTACTGCCTAAGCTCATCGATAACCAGCAAAACCGGGTAGAGGTGTTTACCGAAGTGCGCAGCCGCAGCGGCAATAAATACGAAGTGGGCTATCAGCTATATCGGGCGGGCGGGGTGTACAAGGTGTATAACATCCGCGTGGATGGCACCAGCCTGGTGACGGTATACCGCAACCAGTTTAACGAGCTGATTCAGCAAAAAGGCATCGATGGCACCATTACCACTTTGCGCCAAAAAGGGTTGAAGAAAGTGGAAGCGGTGAAATAA
- a CDS encoding peptidoglycan DD-metalloendopeptidase family protein: protein MLNTLVFRSGLCVMALALGACSMLKQPAAPIEAGNSGAAGVEANNPYGTAPYTPPTTTTAPYTPPATAAGGTGAYVPSYAPVDINAATHTVVRGDTVFNIAKRYQITQDNLRAWNNLGMDNNIQVGQTLRVKPAGYVAPPTAVVVATPPTNTTPVTPPPTSTPPVSTTPPPVVSSNAGGTRTAGGVVWQRPTQGRILQGFGGNSKGIDFGGSIGQSVVAAADGKVVYSGSGLRGYGNLIIVQHNQTFLTAYGNNQSLLAKEGQQVKRGQQIATMGNSDASRTQLHFELRENGQPVDPSRYLPM, encoded by the coding sequence ATGTTGAATACACTGGTTTTCCGCTCGGGCTTGTGCGTAATGGCATTGGCTTTGGGAGCTTGTTCCATGTTGAAGCAGCCAGCGGCACCCATCGAAGCCGGCAACAGCGGTGCTGCGGGTGTTGAGGCCAACAATCCTTATGGCACTGCACCCTATACGCCACCCACCACTACCACCGCACCTTACACGCCGCCTGCCACAGCCGCCGGCGGTACTGGTGCTTATGTGCCCTCCTATGCTCCGGTAGACATCAATGCCGCCACCCACACTGTGGTGCGCGGCGATACGGTGTTCAATATCGCCAAACGTTATCAGATTACCCAAGACAATTTGCGTGCTTGGAATAATCTGGGCATGGACAACAATATTCAGGTTGGCCAAACCTTGCGGGTAAAACCGGCTGGCTATGTAGCACCGCCTACCGCGGTTGTGGTGGCGACCCCGCCCACCAATACCACGCCGGTTACCCCGCCGCCCACAAGCACCCCGCCGGTAAGCACCACACCGCCGCCGGTGGTCAGCAGCAATGCCGGCGGCACCCGCACGGCTGGCGGCGTGGTGTGGCAGCGCCCAACCCAAGGCCGCATCTTGCAAGGCTTTGGCGGTAACAGCAAAGGCATTGATTTTGGCGGCAGCATTGGCCAGTCTGTGGTAGCGGCGGCCGATGGCAAAGTGGTGTACAGCGGCTCCGGTTTGCGCGGCTATGGCAATCTGATTATTGTGCAGCACAATCAAACCTTCCTCACCGCCTACGGCAACAACCAAAGCCTGTTGGCCAAAGAAGGCCAGCAAGTGAAGCGCGGCCAACAAATTGCCACCATGGGTAACAGCGATGCCAGCCGCACCCAGCTGCATTTCGAGCTGCGTGAAAATGGCCAGCCGGTGGATCCCAGCCGTTATTTGCCGATGTAA